A single region of the Camelus ferus isolate YT-003-E chromosome 2, BCGSAC_Cfer_1.0, whole genome shotgun sequence genome encodes:
- the RHOH gene encoding rho-related GTP-binding protein RhoH: MLSSIKCVLVGDSAVGKTSLLVRFTSETFPEAYRPTVYENTGVDVFMDGIQISLGLWDTAGNDAFRSIRPLSYQQADVVLMCYSVANHNSFLNLKNKWIGEVRSNLPCTPVLVVATQTDQREVGPHRASCVNAIEGKRLAQDVRAKGYLECSALSNRGVQQVFECAVRTAVNQARRRNRRRFFSINECKIL; encoded by the coding sequence ATGCTGAGTTCCATCAAGTGTGTGTTGGTGGGAGACTCTGCGGTGGGGAAAACCTCTCTGTTGGTGCGCTTCACCTCAGAGACCTTCCCGGAGGCCTACAGGCCCACGGTGTATGAGAATACAGGCGTGGACGTCTTCATGGATGGCATCCAGAtcagcctggggctctgggacACAGCCGGCAATGATGCCTTCAGGAGTATCCGGCCCTTGTCCTACCAGCAGGCGGACGTGGTGCTGATGTGCTACTCCGTGGCCAACCATAACTCCTTCCTGAACCTGAAAAACAAGTGGATCGGTGAAGTCAGGAGCAACCTGCCCTGCACCCCTGTGCTGGTGGTGGCCACCCAGACTGACCAGCGGGAGGTGGGGCCCCACAGGGCCTCCTGCGTCAATGCCATAGAAGGAAAGAGACTGGCCCAGGATGTGAGAGCTAAGGGCTACCTGGAGTGCTCAGCCCTCAGCAATCGGGGGGTACAGCAGGTATTTGAGTGTGCCGTCCGAACTGCTGTCAACCAAGCCAGGAGACGCAACAGAAGGAGGTTCTTCTCCATTAATGAATGCAAGATCCTCTAA